Proteins from a single region of Punica granatum isolate Tunisia-2019 chromosome 8, ASM765513v2, whole genome shotgun sequence:
- the LOC116189361 gene encoding mitogen-activated protein kinase kinase 6 has protein sequence MKTKNPLKQLKLSLPVQETPITSFLTASGTFHEGGLFLNQKGLRIISEEEESLPSNGKDLDLEFSLEDLETIKVIGKGSGGVVQLVRHKWIGRLFALKIIQMNIQEEIRKQIVQELKINQASQCPHVVICYHSFYHNGAISLVLEYMDRGSLVDVIRQVKTILEPYLAIVCKQVLQGLVYLHHERHVIHRDIKPSNLLVNQKGEVKITDFGVSAMLASSMGQRDTFVGTYNYMSPERISGSTYDYSSDIWSLGIVVLECAIGRFPYLQSEDQQGWPSFYELLEAIVQRPPPCAPSDQFSPEFCSFISACIQKDPRDRASSLDLLSHPFIKKFEDKDVDLRILVGSLEAPASFPS, from the exons ATGAAGACCAAGAATCCATTGAAGCAACTCAAGCTCTCCCTTCCTGTTCAAGAAACTCCAATTACTTCCTTTCT GACTGCGAGTGGGACGTTCCATGAGGGTGGTTTGTTCTTAAACCAGAAAGGTTTGCGGATCATCTCCGAGGAAGAAGAGTCCCTT CCATCAAATGGTAAGGACCTGGATCTTGAATTTTCTTTGGAAGATCTTGAGACGATCAAAGTCATTGGTAAGGGAAGTGGTGGAGTGGTACAGCTTGTTCGCCATAAATGGATTGGCAGATTGTTTGCCCTTAAG ATCATCCAGATGAATATACAAGAAGAGATTCGTAAACAGATTGTGCAAGAGCTGAAGATAAATCAAGCTTCCCAGTGCCCACATGTGGTGATTTGCTACCATTCATTTTATCATAATGGAGCTATTTCTCTGGTGCTTGAATACATGGACCGTGGTTCTCTGGTTGATGTGATCAGACAAGTCAAGACAATCCTGGAGCCATATCTAGCAATTGTCTGTAAGCAGGTGCTCCAAGGTCTAGTGTACCTGCACCATGAAAGACATGTCATACACAGGGATATAAAACCATCAAATCTTCTTGTGAACCAAAAGGGTGAAGTTAAAATTACCGACTTTGGTGTCAGTGCAATGCTAGCAAGTTCCATGGGTCAGAGAGATACATTTGTCGGAACTTACAACTACATGTCG CCGGAGAGGATCAGTGGGAGCACATATGACTACAGCAGTGATATTTGGAGTTTGGGCATCGTCGTACTTGAGTGTGCTATTGGACGGTTTCCTTATTTGCAGTCTGAGGATCAACAAGGTTGGCCTAGCTTTTATGAGCTTTTGGAGGCAATCGTACAACGCCCTCCACCTTGTGCTCCATCGGACCAGTTTTCCCCAGAGTTCTGCTCCTTCATTTCTGCCTG CATCCAAAAGGACCCTCGGGACCGTGCTTCATCATTGGACCTCTTG AGTCACCCCTTCATCAAGAAGTTCGAAGATAAGGACGTTGATTTGAGGATTCTTGTAGGGAGTTTGGAAGCTCCGGCTAGTTTTCCAAGTTAG